GTTTTCCTCGACCGCGGACACGACCCGGTTCAGCTGATGATCGGTGCGCACCAGCGGGTAGACGTGTTCGATCGCCTCCACGTTCTCGTATCGGGCGATCGCCGCCCGGGAGACCGTCATGAGCGTTTCGCCGGTGGAATCCGAAACGAGATGGAGATGGAAGAAGGTCGGGACGTTTTCCAAGCTCGGGTCTCACAAACTGTGGGCAAGTGTGGGCAACTCGGCGAACCGCCCGCAGACGGCTGTCATGGTTGCGGATAGACCGGAATTCGTCCACCGCTTTGTCCCCGGGTGGACAGGTCGAAGAGTGAAGGATGAATAATGGGGATGATCGATCGCCGTCCTTATTCGTCCCCACGTCGTCCACCGCTTGCCCAGCCGGGATCGTCCGCCAAATGGTGCACCAGGGTGGCCGGGATTCCTCAGCCGAGAGCGAGTCAATATCTGTCTTTTCCCGGCTTGGGAGGGAAGTTCTTCCCGTCACTCCTGCGATCGGTTAGGGGAAACGGTCATCTGCAAGGGCGTGTTAATTCCCTGCAGTTCGACCGCCTAATAGAAATAATAGGAATTAAGATTCAGATTCCTTTTTATAGGGGAGCCAGACGGTGGACGCAGAGGACCACACCAAGCCGACCCTTTTCGCGAAGGTGCTGAGAGGGGAGGCATCCAGCCCACCGCCGATCTGGCTGATGCGTCAGGCGGGACGCTATCTCCCCGAATACCGGGAGCTTCGAAGCCAATCTAAGGGCTTCCTCGATTTCTGCTATTCGCCGGATCTCGCCTCCGAGGCGACGTTGCAACCAATCCGGCGTTTCGGGTTCGATGCGGCAATCATCTTCTCTGACATCCTGGTGATCCCAGATGCTCTCGGACAGCCGGTCCGGTTCGAGGAAGGGGTCGGCCCACGTCTCGATCCGCTTGCGCTCGATGCTCTGGACGATCTCGATCCCGGTCGGCTGTCCACCCACCTGGCGCCGGTTTACGAGGCGATTTCGCGAACCCGCCGGGCTTTGCCGGGCGATACGTCCCTGATCGGGTTCGCCGGCGCCCCCTGGACACTCGCGACCTACATGATCGCCGGTCGCACAACGCCGGATCAGGCACCGACAAGGCGGGCGGCCTTTGCCGATCCGGACCGGTTCGACCGCCTGATCACCCTGCTTGCGGATTCCGTCGCGGAGCATCTGTGCGCCCAAGTCGACGCCGGATGCGATGCGCTCCAGATCTTCGACAGCTGGGCGGGAACGCTCGATACGTTGTCCTTTCCGCGCTGGTCGGCGGACGCGATCGTACGGATCGTCGGCCATGTCCGCGGGAAGCATCCGAACGTGCCCATCATCGTTTTTCCCAGGAACGCCGGAGACAGGCTGCGGGACTTCGTGGAGACCGTGCGCCCTGACGCGGTCGGCCTCGATTGGTCCGTCTCGCAAGACATGGGCCGGGCGGTTCAGAAATCGGTTTGCGTTCAGGGCAATCTCGACCCGATGCGGCTCGTCGCGGGCGGCGAAGCGCTCAGGCGCGGGATCGACGCCATCCTCGAGACCTATTCGGATGGCCCGTTCGTCTTCAATCTGGGCCACGGGATCGTGCCGGAGACGCCGATTGCCCACGTCGAAGAGATGGTTGCCCAGGTCAGGGCGAGCTCCCGTTAGACCGCTCGATGAGGAGCTGAGGACACCCCATGGCAAGCGCGTATCTCTGGCTGAAGACCGCGCACATCCTGGCCGTCATCGCCTGGATGGCGGCCATGCTCTACCTGCCGCGCCTGATGGTCTATCACGCGGATGCTGCGGTCGGATCCGACAAGTCGGAGACCTTCAAGGTCATGGAGCGGCGGCTTCTTCGCGGGATCATGACCCCGTCCATGATCGCCAGCTGGGTGTTCGGACTTGCCGTCGTAACTGTCGGTGGCTTCTGGTCTTCAGGCTGGCTGCACGCGAAACTCGCGCTGGTGATCGCGATGACAGTGATCCACGGATTGTGCGCCCGATGGGTCCGGGCGTTCGCCGAGGACCGCAATCTGCATTCCGGCCGCTACTACCGGATTATGAACGAGGTTCCGGCGCTTCTTCTGGTTGTCATCGTCGGACTGGTGGTTCTCAAGCCGTTTTGAGAAAACCGTCACGTTCTGGCCTTGAAGCTCGTGCAGGAAACGACTACTAATAAGCCTCTCCGAAGATGCAGAGTTACAGTCGAGCGCTAGCGCGGCTGAACCAGCGGTACCCGCGCTTCGCAATCCCCGCTCTCCAATCTGCACTCACCCTCCAATACACGTGCCGTCGGCGCGCCCGCGCCGAGTATCAAGGAATGCCCCATGCGGGAGATGAAGCTTCAAGAGCTTAAATCGAAATCTCCGCCTGATCTCATTGCATTTGCTGAAGAACTGGACGTCGAAAACGCCAGCACTTTGCGCAAGCAAGAACTCATGTTCGCCATTCTTAAGCAATTGGCGGCCAGTGAAGTCGATATTATCGGTGAAGGTGTTGTCGAAGTACTGCAGGACGGCTTCGGTTTCCTGCGCTCGCCGGACGCGAATTATCTGCCGGGACCGGACGACATCTATGTTTCCCCATCGCAGATCCGTCGCTTTTCGCTTCGCACCGGTGACACGGTCGAAGGCCAGATCCGCAGTCCCAAGGAAGGCGAGCGCTATTTCGCCCTTCTGAAGGTCAACACCATCAATTTCGCCGAGCCGGAACAGGCGCGGCACAAGATCCATTTCGACAATCTCACCCCGCTCTATCCCGATCACCGTTTCAACATGGAGATCGAGAATCCGACCGGGAAAGACATGTCGTCGCGGATCCTGGATCTGGTCGCCCCGCTCGGCAAGGGCCAGCGCGCGCTGATCGTGGCGCCGCCGCGCACCGGCAAGACGGTTCTGCTTCAGAACATCGCCCACTCGATCACGTCCAACCATCCCGAATGCTATCTGATCGTTCTCCTGATCGACGAGCGGCCGGAAGAAGTGACCGACATGCAGCGCTCGGTGAACGGCGAGGTGGTGTCGTCCACCTTCGACGAGCCGGCCGCCCGGCACGTCCAGGTCGCCGAAATGGTGATCGAGAAGGCAAAGCGGCTCGTCGAGCACGGGCGCGACGTGGTCATTCTGCTGGATTCCATCACCCGCCTCGGCCGCGCCTACAACACGGTGGTGCCGTCGTCGGGCAAGGTGCTGACCGGTGGTGTCGACGCCAACGCGCTGCAGCGCCCCAAGCGGTTCTTCGGTGCCGCCCGGAACATCGAGGAGGGCGGTTCGCTGACGATCATCGCGACGGCGCTGATCGACACCGGCAGCCGCATGGACGAAGTGATCTTCGAGGAGTTCAAGGGCACCGGCAACTCCGAGATCATTCTGGATCGCAAGGTCGCGGACAAGCGGGTGTTCCCGGCCCTCGACATCCAGCGTTCCGGCACCCGCAAGGAAGAGCTGCTGGTTCCGGCCGACAAGCTCAAAAAGACGTTCGTCCTTCGCCGGATCCTCAATCCGATGGGAACGGTCGATGCGATCGAGTTCCTGCTGGACAAGCTTCGTCAGACCAAGAGCAACAGCGATTTCTTCGATTCGATGAACACCTGATCGAAAGCCGGATCCCGGATCGTTCAACGGCCCGGGTTCGGAGATCAAGCCCACAGGTCAAGGGGCCCGGGATCGAGCGATCCCGGGCCCTTTTTCATGATGCGATTCAATAAGTTGCTTTGAACCTGGATCAGCCTTCGCTGCCAGTGCCCAGCTGCTGACTGCCCTGTTGTGTGTCCAAATGCAGGCGGGCGCGAAGATCCGCCGCCTCGGTCATGGGAAGCGAACATCCGTCCGCGGTGCAGACATAGGCGGTGGGCCGCCCCTCAAGCGCCGTCTTGCCGGATGCCGGGTGGTCTTGCGGCAGATGATCGGTGGTCGCGGCGATGGACAGCAGGACGGAGGGATCGGGGCTCCTGCGGACGACAGCCACAAGATCGGACGGGTCCGTGCCCTCTGGAGCAACAATGACGACGAATGTCGGGCGCAGCCGGAAATCGAGGCCATTGAACAGGCTTGCGGTGGCAAAGAGGTTTTCGACCATCGCGCCGGAGAAGGCATCGACGAGTGCATCGGCCGTATC
The DNA window shown above is from Amorphus orientalis and carries:
- the hemE gene encoding uroporphyrinogen decarboxylase; translated protein: MDAEDHTKPTLFAKVLRGEASSPPPIWLMRQAGRYLPEYRELRSQSKGFLDFCYSPDLASEATLQPIRRFGFDAAIIFSDILVIPDALGQPVRFEEGVGPRLDPLALDALDDLDPGRLSTHLAPVYEAISRTRRALPGDTSLIGFAGAPWTLATYMIAGRTTPDQAPTRRAAFADPDRFDRLITLLADSVAEHLCAQVDAGCDALQIFDSWAGTLDTLSFPRWSADAIVRIVGHVRGKHPNVPIIVFPRNAGDRLRDFVETVRPDAVGLDWSVSQDMGRAVQKSVCVQGNLDPMRLVAGGEALRRGIDAILETYSDGPFVFNLGHGIVPETPIAHVEEMVAQVRASSR
- the rho gene encoding transcription termination factor Rho — protein: MREMKLQELKSKSPPDLIAFAEELDVENASTLRKQELMFAILKQLAASEVDIIGEGVVEVLQDGFGFLRSPDANYLPGPDDIYVSPSQIRRFSLRTGDTVEGQIRSPKEGERYFALLKVNTINFAEPEQARHKIHFDNLTPLYPDHRFNMEIENPTGKDMSSRILDLVAPLGKGQRALIVAPPRTGKTVLLQNIAHSITSNHPECYLIVLLIDERPEEVTDMQRSVNGEVVSSTFDEPAARHVQVAEMVIEKAKRLVEHGRDVVILLDSITRLGRAYNTVVPSSGKVLTGGVDANALQRPKRFFGAARNIEEGGSLTIIATALIDTGSRMDEVIFEEFKGTGNSEIILDRKVADKRVFPALDIQRSGTRKEELLVPADKLKKTFVLRRILNPMGTVDAIEFLLDKLRQTKSNSDFFDSMNT
- the hemJ gene encoding protoporphyrinogen oxidase HemJ — its product is MASAYLWLKTAHILAVIAWMAAMLYLPRLMVYHADAAVGSDKSETFKVMERRLLRGIMTPSMIASWVFGLAVVTVGGFWSSGWLHAKLALVIAMTVIHGLCARWVRAFAEDRNLHSGRYYRIMNEVPALLLVVIVGLVVLKPF